In one window of Ferriphaselus amnicola DNA:
- a CDS encoding cytochrome C assembly family protein yields the protein MSNLHLYLLTFLSYGALAVFFWRAQMRGEGEALNRSFIGHLVLVPLLTHGYLLSHSLRMLGEFNFGLANAVSLILWLTMLVYWVARFFYPICSLQTLVLPLAAIGVMLPALFPALHPLEYTVTLAFEAHIAAAMLAYSLLTIAVLHAVIISSVEKRLHHGSLPALLRNLPPLLVMESLLFRIIGIGFVVLTFTLASGMMFSEQVFGKPWEFSHKTVFGLLSWAVFAALLVGHHLYGWRGRTAVRWTVGGFSFLLLAYLGTQFVLQVLLSR from the coding sequence ATGTCGAACCTTCATCTCTATTTGCTCACTTTTTTGTCGTATGGCGCGCTGGCGGTGTTCTTTTGGCGTGCGCAGATGCGGGGCGAAGGCGAAGCGCTGAATCGCAGCTTCATCGGTCATCTGGTGCTGGTTCCGCTGCTGACGCACGGTTATCTGCTGTCGCACAGCCTGCGTATGCTCGGTGAATTCAACTTCGGGCTGGCAAATGCCGTCTCACTCATTCTGTGGCTGACCATGCTGGTGTATTGGGTGGCGCGATTCTTCTATCCGATCTGTAGCTTGCAGACATTGGTGCTGCCGCTGGCTGCCATCGGCGTGATGTTGCCAGCCTTGTTCCCTGCGCTGCACCCGCTCGAATACACCGTGACGCTGGCGTTCGAGGCGCATATCGCTGCCGCCATGCTGGCTTACAGCCTGCTCACCATTGCGGTGCTGCACGCTGTAATCATCTCCAGTGTGGAAAAACGTCTGCATCACGGCAGTCTTCCCGCGCTGTTACGTAACCTGCCACCGTTGTTGGTGATGGAAAGCTTGTTGTTCCGTATCATCGGCATCGGCTTCGTTGTACTGACGTTTACCTTGGCTTCCGGCATGATGTTCTCCGAGCAAGTATTCGGAAAACCATGGGAATTCAGTCACAAGACCGTGTTCGGCTTGCTGTCGTGGGCAGTGTTCGCCGCCCTGCTCGTAGGTCACCACCTCTACGGCTGGCGCGGCCGCACCGCCGTCCGTT